In Monodelphis domestica isolate mMonDom1 chromosome 4, mMonDom1.pri, whole genome shotgun sequence, one DNA window encodes the following:
- the CRYZL1 gene encoding quinone oxidoreductase-like protein 1 isoform X3, with protein sequence MKGLYFQQSSPGEEISFVFQERENLPDVKDNYVKLQVKACALSWINTKLLSEMKLEKEFFPVGREIAGVVLEVGSKVSFFHPDDEVVGILPLDSEESGLCEIVRIHEHYLVHKPEKVTWADAAGVIRDGLRSYTAFHSLSHLCPGKSVLIMDGASAFGTIAIQLALHRGAKVISTAYSLEDKQYLERLRPAIGVKQPLVVRVIDVSNGKVDIAESCLEETGGMGVDIILDAGVRLYSKDDEPALKLQLLPHKHDIITLLGVGGHWVTTEENLQLDPPDSHCLFLKGATVSFLNDEVWNLSNVQQGKYLCTHLKRCNGEAINWYFQTSFG encoded by the exons GAAAATCTTCCTGATGTAAAGGATAACTATGTGAAGCTTCAAGTAAAAGCTTGTGCTCTAAGCTGGATAAATACAAAG CTTTTATCAGAAAtgaaactggagaaggaattttTTCCTGTTGGGAGAGAAATTGCTGGAGTTGTACTAGAGG TTGGAAGCAAAGTATCATTCTTTCATCCAGATGATGAAGTAGTAG gaattttacCACTGGATTCTGAAGAATCTGGTCTCTGTGAAATTGTTAGAATACATGAGCATTACTTGG TTCATAAACCAGAAAAGGTCACGTGGGCCGACGCGGCAGGAGTCATCCGCGATGGGCTGCGTTCCTATACagcttttcattctctttcccatcTCTGTCCTGGAAAATCCGTGCTTATAATGGACGGAGCAAGT GCATTTGGTACAATAGCTATTCAGTTGGCACTCCATAGAGGGGCCAAAGTTATTTCAACAGCCTACAGTCTGGAAGATAAACAATATCTTGAAAGACTTAGGCCTGCAATAG GAGTGAAACAACCTTTGGTAG TTCGAGTGATAGATGTATCTAATGGAAAAGTTGACATTGCTGAAAGCTGTTTGGAAGAAACAGGTGGCATGGGAGTAGATATTATCCTAGATGCTGGAG TGAGATTATATAGTAAAGATGATGAGCCTGCTTTAAAATTACAACTACTACCACACAAGCATGATATCATCACACTTCTTGGTGTTGGGGGTCACTGGGTCACCACAGAAGAAAATCTTCAG TTGGATCCTCCGGATAGTCACTGCCTTTTCCTTAAGGGAGCCACGGTGTCTTTCCTTAATGATGAAGTGTGGAATTTGTCGAATGTGCAACAAGGAAAGTATCTTT GTACGCATCTTAAAAGATGTAATGGAGAAGCTATCAACTGGTATTTTCAG acCTCTTTTGGATGA
- the CRYZL1 gene encoding quinone oxidoreductase-like protein 1 isoform X1, translating to MKGLYFQQSSPGEEISFVFQERENLPDVKDNYVKLQVKACALSWINTKLLSEMKLEKEFFPVGREIAGVVLEVGSKVSFFHPDDEVVGILPLDSEESGLCEIVRIHEHYLVHKPEKVTWADAAGVIRDGLRSYTAFHSLSHLCPGKSVLIMDGASAFGTIAIQLALHRGAKVISTAYSLEDKQYLERLRPAIGVKQPLVVRVIDVSNGKVDIAESCLEETGGMGVDIILDAGVRLYSKDDEPALKLQLLPHKHDIITLLGVGGHWVTTEENLQLDPPDSHCLFLKGATVSFLNDEVWNLSNVQQGKYLYILSLSELTLEIFQKSCIVKRKRTCFFLSSFNVCLRINTVPKSGKGKAVGVT from the exons GAAAATCTTCCTGATGTAAAGGATAACTATGTGAAGCTTCAAGTAAAAGCTTGTGCTCTAAGCTGGATAAATACAAAG CTTTTATCAGAAAtgaaactggagaaggaattttTTCCTGTTGGGAGAGAAATTGCTGGAGTTGTACTAGAGG TTGGAAGCAAAGTATCATTCTTTCATCCAGATGATGAAGTAGTAG gaattttacCACTGGATTCTGAAGAATCTGGTCTCTGTGAAATTGTTAGAATACATGAGCATTACTTGG TTCATAAACCAGAAAAGGTCACGTGGGCCGACGCGGCAGGAGTCATCCGCGATGGGCTGCGTTCCTATACagcttttcattctctttcccatcTCTGTCCTGGAAAATCCGTGCTTATAATGGACGGAGCAAGT GCATTTGGTACAATAGCTATTCAGTTGGCACTCCATAGAGGGGCCAAAGTTATTTCAACAGCCTACAGTCTGGAAGATAAACAATATCTTGAAAGACTTAGGCCTGCAATAG GAGTGAAACAACCTTTGGTAG TTCGAGTGATAGATGTATCTAATGGAAAAGTTGACATTGCTGAAAGCTGTTTGGAAGAAACAGGTGGCATGGGAGTAGATATTATCCTAGATGCTGGAG TGAGATTATATAGTAAAGATGATGAGCCTGCTTTAAAATTACAACTACTACCACACAAGCATGATATCATCACACTTCTTGGTGTTGGGGGTCACTGGGTCACCACAGAAGAAAATCTTCAG TTGGATCCTCCGGATAGTCACTGCCTTTTCCTTAAGGGAGCCACGGTGTCTTTCCTTAATGATGAAGTGTGGAATTTGTCGAATGTGCAACAAGGAAAGTATCTTTATATCCTTTCTCTAAGTGAACTGACTCTTGAAATCTTTCAGAAAAGTTGCATTGTGAAAAGAAAACGGACGtgcttttttttaagctcttttaacgtctgccttagaatcaatactgtgccgAAGAGCGGTAAAGGCAAGGCAGTGGGGgtcacatga
- the CRYZL1 gene encoding quinone oxidoreductase-like protein 1 isoform X2 yields the protein MKGLYFQQSSPGEEISFVFQERENLPDVKDNYVKLQVKACALSWINTKLLSEMKLEKEFFPVGREIAGVVLEVGSKVSFFHPDDEVVGILPLDSEESGLCEIVRIHEHYLVHKPEKVTWADAAGVIRDGLRSYTAFHSLSHLCPGKSVLIMDGASAFGTIAIQLALHRGAKVISTAYSLEDKQYLERLRPAIGVKQPLVVRVIDVSNGKVDIAESCLEETGGMGVDIILDAGVRLYSKDDEPALKLQLLPHKHDIITLLGVGGHWVTTEENLQLDPPDSHCLFLKGATVSFLNDEVWNLSNVQQGKYLCILKDVMEKLSTGIFRPLLDEPVPPYDAKVSMEIVQKSQARKKQVIQF from the exons GAAAATCTTCCTGATGTAAAGGATAACTATGTGAAGCTTCAAGTAAAAGCTTGTGCTCTAAGCTGGATAAATACAAAG CTTTTATCAGAAAtgaaactggagaaggaattttTTCCTGTTGGGAGAGAAATTGCTGGAGTTGTACTAGAGG TTGGAAGCAAAGTATCATTCTTTCATCCAGATGATGAAGTAGTAG gaattttacCACTGGATTCTGAAGAATCTGGTCTCTGTGAAATTGTTAGAATACATGAGCATTACTTGG TTCATAAACCAGAAAAGGTCACGTGGGCCGACGCGGCAGGAGTCATCCGCGATGGGCTGCGTTCCTATACagcttttcattctctttcccatcTCTGTCCTGGAAAATCCGTGCTTATAATGGACGGAGCAAGT GCATTTGGTACAATAGCTATTCAGTTGGCACTCCATAGAGGGGCCAAAGTTATTTCAACAGCCTACAGTCTGGAAGATAAACAATATCTTGAAAGACTTAGGCCTGCAATAG GAGTGAAACAACCTTTGGTAG TTCGAGTGATAGATGTATCTAATGGAAAAGTTGACATTGCTGAAAGCTGTTTGGAAGAAACAGGTGGCATGGGAGTAGATATTATCCTAGATGCTGGAG TGAGATTATATAGTAAAGATGATGAGCCTGCTTTAAAATTACAACTACTACCACACAAGCATGATATCATCACACTTCTTGGTGTTGGGGGTCACTGGGTCACCACAGAAGAAAATCTTCAG TTGGATCCTCCGGATAGTCACTGCCTTTTCCTTAAGGGAGCCACGGTGTCTTTCCTTAATGATGAAGTGTGGAATTTGTCGAATGTGCAACAAGGAAAGTATCTTT GCATCTTAAAAGATGTAATGGAGAAGCTATCAACTGGTATTTTCAG acCTCTTTTGGATGAACCTGTGCCACCATATGATGCCAAAGTTTCCATGGAAATTGTTCAGAAAAGTCAAGCAAGAAAAAAACAAGTTATCCAGTTTTGA